The following coding sequences lie in one Sphingobium sp. KCTC 72723 genomic window:
- a CDS encoding SDR family NAD(P)-dependent oxidoreductase: MQADAIRLDGKVAIITGGAGGIGAATAQLMAARGARVAIADIAFDVAQALAATLPDALAVALDLESEVSTQAMIAATIAHFGRLDILHNNAALLGPDIAQQDGDIEHMGMALWDRTYAVNVRGTMVACRAALPHLRATRGNIVNTVSNLALQGHMIQAAYSSSKAAIIQMTRSIAASHGPDGIRCNAVAPGMTMTPALRAAFPPPLRAAVEAETLRDQLGDPDDIAQVAAFLASDAARNITGQLIVADGGCASHVPGIAQFRAFFGEH; this comes from the coding sequence ATGCAGGCCGATGCGATCCGACTGGACGGCAAGGTAGCGATCATCACGGGCGGCGCGGGGGGTATCGGCGCGGCGACCGCGCAACTGATGGCGGCGCGTGGCGCGCGCGTGGCGATCGCCGACATTGCCTTCGACGTGGCACAGGCGCTGGCCGCGACCCTGCCCGATGCGCTGGCCGTCGCGCTCGATCTGGAAAGCGAAGTCTCCACGCAGGCGATGATCGCCGCCACCATCGCCCATTTCGGTCGGCTCGATATTCTCCACAATAATGCCGCCCTGCTCGGTCCCGACATTGCGCAGCAGGATGGCGATATCGAACATATGGGCATGGCGCTGTGGGACCGCACCTATGCCGTCAACGTGCGCGGCACCATGGTCGCCTGCCGCGCCGCTCTGCCCCATCTGCGCGCCACGCGCGGTAATATCGTCAACACCGTCAGCAATCTGGCGCTGCAAGGCCATATGATCCAGGCGGCCTATAGCTCGTCCAAGGCGGCGATCATCCAGATGACCCGGTCCATCGCCGCCAGCCATGGTCCCGATGGCATACGCTGCAACGCGGTCGCGCCCGGCATGACGATGACGCCCGCGCTGCGCGCTGCCTTTCCGCCACCCCTGCGCGCAGCGGTGGAGGCCGAAACCCTGCGCGACCAGCTTGGCGACCCGGACGACATCGCGCAGGTCGCTGCCTTCCTCGCGTCCGACGCCGCCCGCAACATCACCGGGCAACTGATCGTCGCCGATGGCGGCTGCGCGTCGCACGTCCCCGGCATCGCCCAATTCCGCGCCTTCTTTGGAGAGCATTAA
- a CDS encoding winged helix-turn-helix transcriptional regulator, producing MTDFADFDAGRRAGLNALAGEMAVHGAARDAPIRTLFGLLGDRWSMLILLLLGIGPFRHAELRRLLDRLSAEGSISQRVLTLKLRLLERNGLVARSVSGDVPPRVGYALTDLGGELVGEARGLLGWVQASGARIEAARAAFDAMED from the coding sequence ATGACGGATTTTGCCGATTTCGACGCCGGTCGCCGGGCCGGGCTGAACGCGCTGGCAGGCGAGATGGCGGTGCATGGCGCGGCGCGCGATGCGCCCATTCGCACGCTGTTCGGGCTGCTGGGCGATCGCTGGTCGATGCTGATCCTGCTGTTACTGGGGATCGGGCCATTCCGTCACGCCGAATTGCGGCGATTGCTCGACCGGCTGAGCGCGGAGGGCAGTATTTCGCAGCGGGTGCTGACGCTCAAGCTGCGTCTGCTGGAGCGCAACGGGCTGGTCGCGCGCTCGGTGAGCGGGGATGTGCCGCCCAGGGTGGGTTATGCGCTGACCGATCTGGGGGGCGAACTGGTCGGCGAAGCGCGGGGGCTGTTGGGCTGGGTGCAGGCCAGCGGCGCCCGGATCGAGGCGGCGCGCGCCGCGTTCGATGCGATGGAGGATTAA
- a CDS encoding LysR family transcriptional regulator translates to MRFDRLDLNLLVALDALLSERSVSLAADRICLSQSATSSALGRLRDYFADDLLVQKGRQMVLTARAEGLVEPVRAVLDQIRTTIAVPPPFDPATCDRSIRLMASDYITEVLLTTALTDVNQMAPNMRFEVQPLTEVLLESLERGFVDLLITIDYAISADHPSQILFEDDYVVVGWNGNPAMAGPMTKELYFELGHVTARFGRGRVSAFEDWFVRRQKRQRRIEIVAPSFLSLPGLVIGSNRIATMHRRLANKLAAYLPLTLREVPLDMPPIREAIQWHISSNNDPAIRWLVERIVASAQAPVDATADGRVVSLDLLRPKDETHEALSAQFQSDTAAAGRSAG, encoded by the coding sequence ATGCGCTTCGACAGGCTCGACCTCAATCTGCTGGTGGCACTCGACGCGCTGCTCAGCGAACGCAGCGTCAGCCTGGCGGCGGATCGCATCTGCCTGTCGCAATCGGCCACATCCTCCGCGCTGGGGCGGCTGCGCGATTATTTCGCCGACGACCTGCTGGTGCAAAAGGGGCGGCAGATGGTGCTGACCGCCCGCGCCGAAGGACTAGTGGAGCCGGTCCGCGCCGTGCTGGACCAGATACGCACCACCATCGCCGTGCCGCCGCCCTTCGATCCGGCGACCTGCGACCGCTCCATTCGGCTGATGGCGTCGGATTATATCACCGAAGTGCTGCTGACGACGGCGCTGACCGACGTCAACCAGATGGCCCCCAACATGCGGTTCGAGGTTCAGCCGCTGACCGAAGTGCTGCTGGAATCGCTGGAACGTGGCTTTGTCGACCTGCTCATCACCATCGATTATGCGATTTCCGCCGATCATCCGAGCCAGATATTGTTCGAGGATGACTATGTCGTCGTCGGCTGGAACGGCAATCCCGCCATGGCCGGGCCGATGACGAAGGAACTCTATTTCGAACTCGGCCATGTCACCGCCCGCTTCGGTCGCGGGCGTGTTTCGGCGTTCGAGGACTGGTTCGTGCGGCGGCAAAAGCGCCAGCGCCGGATCGAGATCGTCGCCCCCAGCTTCCTGTCGCTGCCCGGCCTCGTCATCGGCTCCAACCGCATCGCCACCATGCACCGGCGGCTGGCGAACAAGCTGGCCGCCTATCTGCCGCTAACCCTGCGCGAAGTGCCGCTGGACATGCCGCCGATCCGCGAAGCGATCCAGTGGCATATCAGCAGCAATAATGATCCCGCGATCCGCTGGCTGGTCGAACGCATCGTCGCCAGCGCACAGGCGCCGGTCGATGCCACCGCCGACGGCCGGGTCGTTTCGCTCGACCTGCTCCGCCCGAAGGACGAAACCCACGAAGCCCTGTCCGCCCAGTTCCAGAGCGACACCGCCGCAGCGGGGCGAAGCGCCGGTTAA
- a CDS encoding NAD-dependent epimerase/dehydratase family protein, translating into MTIIVTGAGGFVGRQLVQRLLDAGENVVGMDAMAGGIPAGARAVIGDIASAAVRADALADGCDALVHLATVPGGAAETDPAASRRINIDAMYDLLDAAKAAGNCPRIVYASSIAVFGDPLPAAGVDDATPLAPRMVYGGHKAMMEIAVAMMHHRGEIDGISVRLPGILARPKGPSGMKSAFMSDLFHALRAGQPFVCPVSQGATIWAQSVARCADNLVHALTVDAALMPATRVVTLPAQRIAMGDLAAEIARQCGTSADLVSYRPDAGLEAAFGAHPPLATPAAARAGFAHDGDAATLVANALSVIAAG; encoded by the coding sequence ATGACGATCATCGTAACGGGCGCGGGCGGTTTCGTCGGGCGGCAACTGGTGCAGCGCCTGCTCGATGCAGGCGAAAATGTCGTCGGCATGGATGCGATGGCGGGCGGTATCCCGGCTGGCGCGCGGGCGGTGATCGGCGACATCGCGTCCGCGGCTGTCCGGGCCGACGCTTTAGCCGACGGCTGCGATGCCCTCGTCCACCTGGCCACCGTGCCGGGCGGTGCAGCCGAAACGGACCCCGCCGCATCGCGCCGGATCAATATCGACGCGATGTACGACCTGCTGGACGCGGCGAAGGCAGCGGGCAATTGCCCCCGCATCGTCTATGCCAGTTCGATCGCGGTGTTCGGCGATCCGCTTCCGGCTGCGGGCGTGGATGACGCCACCCCGCTTGCCCCCCGCATGGTCTATGGCGGGCATAAGGCGATGATGGAAATCGCTGTCGCTATGATGCACCATCGCGGCGAAATCGACGGGATCAGCGTCCGCCTGCCCGGCATCCTCGCCCGGCCCAAGGGACCGTCGGGGATGAAATCGGCCTTCATGAGCGACCTGTTCCACGCCCTGCGTGCGGGGCAACCTTTCGTCTGCCCGGTATCGCAGGGCGCGACCATCTGGGCGCAATCGGTCGCGCGCTGTGCCGATAATCTGGTCCACGCGCTGACGGTGGATGCGGCGCTGATGCCCGCCACACGTGTCGTCACTCTACCGGCGCAGCGCATCGCCATGGGCGACCTGGCCGCTGAGATTGCGCGCCAGTGCGGCACATCGGCCGATCTTGTCAGCTATCGTCCCGACGCCGGGCTGGAGGCGGCATTCGGCGCGCATCCCCCGCTCGCCACGCCTGCCGCCGCCCGTGCGGGCTTTGCCCATGATGGCGATGCTGCTACGCTGGTCGCCAACGCATTGTCGGTGATAGCGGCGGGGTGA
- a CDS encoding sulfatase, giving the protein MQVDRRSFIGGVGALGALAASGEGAAAPAGKGRPNILFIMADDLGYADLSCTGSHHIRTPAIDSIGAQGVQLRQGYANSAICSPTRTALLTGCYQYRFPIGMEEPLGPGAPAGIGVPADRPTIASVLRAQGYRTKLVGKWHLGEPPRHSPLRHGYDEFFGIIEGAADYFRHHMVMGNKDVGVGLAEGDTPIERNGYLTDLFGDEAVKTIEAPDDTPFFLSLHFNAPHWPWEGREDAAIAPTLGASFHYNGGSLAKYKEMVEAMDQNVAKLLAALERSGKAANTIVIFTSDNGGERFSETWPFTGVKGELLEGGIRVPLLVRWPGHIAPGSTSDQVMISMDFLPTLLAMAGGDVKKAGTFDGIDLSAQLTGKVAPFDRTLYWRFRANGQAALRQGDWKYLMLGGKEHLFNLAQDERERADRAPDDPARLKAMRLQWDSWNAQMLAYPLGSYSEDVRDHYSDRY; this is encoded by the coding sequence ATGCAGGTGGACAGACGATCTTTCATCGGCGGTGTCGGCGCGCTCGGCGCGTTGGCCGCCAGCGGGGAAGGGGCCGCTGCCCCGGCGGGCAAAGGCCGCCCCAACATCCTCTTCATCATGGCCGACGATCTGGGCTATGCCGACCTGTCCTGCACCGGGTCGCACCATATCCGCACGCCTGCGATCGACAGCATCGGCGCGCAGGGTGTCCAGTTGCGCCAGGGCTATGCCAACAGCGCCATCTGTTCGCCCACCCGCACCGCGCTGCTGACCGGCTGTTACCAATATCGCTTCCCGATCGGCATGGAGGAACCGCTGGGTCCGGGCGCACCCGCCGGGATCGGCGTGCCGGCGGACCGCCCGACCATCGCGTCGGTCCTGCGGGCGCAGGGTTATCGCACCAAGCTGGTCGGCAAATGGCATCTGGGTGAGCCGCCCAGACATAGCCCGCTGCGCCATGGCTATGACGAATTTTTCGGCATCATCGAAGGGGCCGCCGACTATTTTCGTCATCATATGGTGATGGGGAACAAGGATGTCGGAGTTGGCCTGGCCGAAGGTGATACGCCGATCGAACGCAACGGCTATCTCACCGACCTGTTCGGCGACGAAGCGGTCAAAACCATCGAAGCGCCCGACGACACGCCCTTCTTCCTCAGCCTCCATTTCAACGCGCCGCACTGGCCATGGGAAGGGCGCGAGGACGCCGCTATCGCCCCCACGCTGGGCGCGTCCTTCCATTATAATGGCGGCAGCCTGGCCAAATATAAGGAAATGGTCGAGGCGATGGACCAGAATGTCGCCAAATTGCTCGCCGCGCTGGAACGCAGCGGCAAGGCCGCCAATACGATCGTCATCTTCACCAGCGACAATGGCGGCGAGCGCTTTTCCGAAACCTGGCCCTTTACCGGGGTGAAGGGGGAATTGCTGGAAGGCGGCATCCGGGTGCCGTTGCTGGTACGCTGGCCGGGACATATCGCGCCCGGCTCCACTTCCGATCAGGTCATGATCTCAATGGATTTCCTGCCGACTTTGCTGGCGATGGCGGGCGGCGACGTAAAGAAGGCCGGGACGTTCGACGGCATCGACTTGTCGGCGCAACTCACTGGCAAGGTCGCCCCGTTTGATCGCACCCTCTATTGGCGGTTCAGGGCGAACGGACAGGCGGCGTTGCGGCAGGGTGACTGGAAATATCTGATGCTGGGCGGCAAGGAGCATCTGTTCAACCTGGCGCAGGACGAACGCGAACGCGCCGATCGCGCGCCTGACGATCCCGCCCGGTTGAAAGCGATGCGGCTGCAATGGGACAGCTGGAATGCGCAGATGCTGGCCTATCCGCTCGGCAGCTATAGCGAAGATGTGCGCGACCATTATTCAGACAGGTATTGA
- a CDS encoding TonB-dependent receptor, translated as MRKILLATTAITGFVAMVPGAAMAQIPQQAADQAAQGSAGIDEIVVTAQRKAESAQKAAIAIDAVTGGDLLQQGINKAEDITKRVPAITITNGGGSNTSIFIRGVGNITSSSYNDPAVTPSYDGVVLGRAAGAFGSAFYDLARVEVLKGPQGILYGRNATGGAVNIIPARPELGKTGGGFNGSFGNYDAVKVDGYLNLATSDNSALRIAATRQVHDGYNRDGSDDLKRSGLRGQFLIEPSDDISLRIGADWTKVGGVGPGGSYIGAYTPGPTGYSFTPTTLDSSEGFNTAAANAYRRTLIGAPGFGFLNAMNQQQSVDYTYWGVNAELNWKTDIGTFTLVPAYRKSNGDSFFYGPAFNTAYSAEKDTQYSLEARLAGAAGMVDYVVGGFYFNEKIDAQNEYNQEFVLPIQSYTHKTKSWAAFGQLTANLSDRFRLVGGARYTRDKKAMDGIINNFITFCGGLPPANITPPASFAAGCAAPGALPRYPNFLTTGDTVNWLATNGWIAAGSTDQANPQVFSLLNGKGTILKTYNPVVDSGTYSRVTWKASAEFDVSPANLLYATVETGYRAGGFQVAEGKSSYDPEFITAYTVGSKNRFFNNKVQLNVEGFYWKYKDQQITYFTVDTSGTLINSNENAGKSTIKGFDVDAIVKATSTTTLNAKVQYLKARYDDLHLYTASPRDNIACPFTLTGAAAGGAPVKDFNCSGKPLLYSPKWTVNLGAEQVVPLGRSLELVGNVATAWRASQWGAFEYLDFENIRGYWQTDLNLTLRAADGGWSLGAFLYNLENKRRIATPQRSPIGMAIARYTAPQTYGVRFSANF; from the coding sequence ATGCGTAAGATATTGCTGGCCACTACGGCCATTACCGGATTTGTCGCCATGGTGCCGGGGGCGGCTATGGCCCAGATACCCCAACAGGCAGCAGATCAGGCCGCTCAGGGATCGGCCGGGATCGACGAAATCGTCGTCACGGCGCAGCGCAAGGCGGAAAGCGCCCAGAAGGCCGCGATCGCGATTGACGCCGTGACCGGCGGCGACCTGCTGCAACAGGGTATCAACAAGGCGGAGGATATCACCAAGAGGGTCCCCGCGATAACCATCACCAATGGCGGCGGGTCCAACACGTCGATCTTCATTCGTGGCGTCGGCAACATCACGTCGAGCAGCTATAACGACCCTGCCGTCACCCCCAGCTATGACGGCGTCGTGCTGGGCCGGGCGGCGGGTGCCTTCGGTTCCGCCTTCTACGATCTGGCCCGTGTCGAGGTGCTGAAAGGGCCACAGGGCATCCTTTACGGTCGCAACGCCACTGGCGGCGCAGTCAACATCATTCCGGCCCGCCCGGAACTGGGCAAGACCGGCGGCGGCTTCAACGGATCGTTCGGCAATTATGACGCAGTCAAAGTCGATGGCTATCTGAACCTGGCAACCAGCGACAACAGCGCCCTGCGCATCGCCGCCACGCGGCAGGTGCATGATGGCTATAATCGCGACGGCAGCGACGACCTGAAGCGCAGCGGACTGCGCGGGCAATTTCTGATCGAACCGAGCGATGACATCTCGCTGCGCATCGGCGCGGACTGGACCAAGGTCGGCGGCGTCGGGCCGGGCGGCAGCTATATCGGCGCCTATACGCCGGGACCGACCGGCTACAGCTTTACGCCCACCACCTTGGATTCGTCCGAAGGGTTCAATACGGCGGCGGCCAACGCCTATCGCCGGACGCTGATCGGCGCGCCGGGCTTTGGCTTCCTCAACGCGATGAACCAGCAGCAGTCGGTCGATTACACCTATTGGGGCGTGAACGCGGAACTGAACTGGAAAACCGACATCGGCACCTTCACGCTGGTGCCTGCCTATCGCAAATCGAACGGCGACAGCTTCTTTTACGGCCCCGCTTTCAACACGGCCTATAGTGCGGAAAAGGACACGCAATATAGTCTGGAAGCGCGCCTGGCCGGGGCGGCCGGCATGGTCGATTATGTCGTCGGCGGCTTCTACTTCAATGAAAAGATCGATGCGCAGAATGAATATAATCAGGAATTTGTCCTGCCGATCCAATCCTATACCCACAAGACGAAAAGCTGGGCAGCGTTCGGCCAGCTGACTGCCAATCTCAGCGATCGCTTCCGTCTGGTCGGTGGCGCCCGCTATACCCGCGACAAGAAGGCGATGGATGGCATCATCAACAATTTCATCACCTTCTGCGGTGGCCTGCCGCCAGCCAATATCACGCCGCCCGCCTCCTTCGCGGCCGGTTGCGCCGCGCCCGGCGCGCTGCCGCGCTATCCCAATTTCCTGACGACGGGCGATACGGTCAACTGGCTGGCGACGAACGGCTGGATCGCGGCGGGCAGCACTGATCAGGCCAATCCCCAGGTCTTTTCCCTGCTCAACGGCAAGGGGACGATCCTGAAAACCTACAATCCCGTGGTCGACAGCGGCACCTATTCGCGCGTCACGTGGAAGGCGTCGGCGGAATTTGACGTCAGCCCGGCGAACCTGCTCTATGCGACGGTCGAAACCGGCTATCGCGCGGGCGGCTTCCAGGTGGCTGAGGGCAAGTCGAGCTACGACCCCGAATTTATCACTGCCTATACGGTCGGCTCGAAGAACCGCTTCTTCAACAACAAGGTGCAATTGAACGTCGAGGGTTTCTACTGGAAATATAAGGACCAGCAGATCACCTATTTCACCGTCGACACCAGCGGCACGCTCATCAATTCGAACGAAAATGCGGGAAAATCGACAATAAAGGGCTTCGACGTCGACGCCATCGTCAAGGCGACGTCCACGACCACGCTGAACGCGAAAGTGCAATATCTCAAGGCCCGCTATGACGATCTGCACCTCTACACCGCATCGCCGCGCGACAATATCGCCTGCCCCTTCACCCTGACCGGGGCGGCCGCAGGCGGCGCGCCGGTCAAGGATTTCAACTGTTCGGGCAAGCCCTTGCTCTATTCGCCCAAATGGACCGTCAATCTGGGCGCGGAACAGGTGGTGCCGCTCGGCCGCTCGCTCGAACTGGTCGGCAATGTCGCCACCGCCTGGCGCGCCAGCCAGTGGGGCGCGTTCGAATATCTCGATTTCGAAAATATCCGTGGCTATTGGCAGACCGACCTTAACCTGACCCTGCGCGCAGCCGACGGCGGCTGGTCGCTGGGCGCGTTCCTCTACAATCTGGAAAACAAGCGTCGCATCGCCACGCCGCAACGCTCGCCGATCGGTATGGCGATCGCCCGCTACACTGCGCCGCAAACCTATGGCGTGCGCTTTTCGGCCAATTTCTGA
- a CDS encoding FAD-dependent monooxygenase → MSQSIVATAAPPIAQAPRTGRERQGIMISGKRILIVGGGIGGMAAAIRMAERGGTVTLIDIDPEWRVYGAGITITGPTLRAYRHLGLLDAIKEQGAIAKGSTIFRYDGLRLQQLDEPALEEGLPATGGIMRPKLHRIMQARVNALDVDIRLGLSVSALANRDDGVDVTFTDGTTGDFDLVVGADSIYSTVRRMAFPHMGEAQPTGQGCWRVSMKRPPTLESGEIYLGHRYPAGINRCAADMVYLWMLTPHEHREVHFTDAELFARLQENMADFGGNIAWVRDNMTRDDWINYRPLAAALQPGPWHSGHIVLLGDAVHATTPHMASGAGMAVESALVLAEELDRADSIATGLAAYQARRFDRCRHVVETSIAVGRMQLAGEPPEVVGGALGAGLHRLADAY, encoded by the coding sequence TTGAGCCAAAGCATTGTCGCCACCGCCGCCCCGCCGATAGCACAAGCGCCAAGAACAGGTCGGGAGAGGCAGGGCATCATGATTTCGGGCAAGCGCATATTGATCGTCGGCGGGGGCATCGGCGGAATGGCCGCCGCGATCCGAATGGCCGAACGGGGCGGCACGGTGACGCTGATCGACATCGACCCGGAATGGCGCGTCTATGGCGCGGGCATAACCATCACCGGGCCGACGCTGCGCGCCTATCGCCACCTTGGCCTGCTCGACGCGATCAAGGAACAGGGCGCGATCGCCAAGGGATCGACGATTTTCCGCTATGACGGGCTGCGCCTGCAACAGCTGGACGAACCGGCGCTGGAAGAAGGGCTGCCTGCGACCGGCGGGATCATGCGGCCCAAGCTGCACCGGATCATGCAGGCGCGGGTCAACGCGCTGGATGTCGACATTCGGCTGGGCCTATCGGTCAGCGCGCTGGCCAATCGGGACGATGGCGTCGACGTGACCTTCACGGACGGCACGACCGGCGATTTCGACCTGGTCGTGGGCGCCGACAGCATCTATTCCACCGTCCGGCGCATGGCCTTCCCCCATATGGGCGAAGCGCAGCCGACGGGTCAGGGATGCTGGCGCGTGTCGATGAAGCGGCCGCCGACGCTGGAAAGCGGCGAAATCTATCTGGGGCATCGCTATCCCGCAGGGATTAACCGCTGCGCGGCGGACATGGTCTATCTGTGGATGCTGACCCCGCACGAACATCGCGAAGTCCATTTCACCGATGCGGAACTGTTCGCGCGGTTGCAGGAGAATATGGCCGATTTCGGCGGCAATATCGCCTGGGTACGGGACAATATGACGCGGGACGACTGGATCAACTATCGGCCACTCGCCGCCGCGTTACAGCCCGGTCCATGGCATAGCGGGCATATCGTGCTGCTGGGCGATGCCGTCCACGCGACCACGCCGCACATGGCGTCGGGCGCGGGCATGGCAGTCGAAAGCGCGCTGGTGCTGGCGGAGGAGCTGGATCGGGCAGACAGTATCGCCACGGGCCTCGCCGCCTATCAGGCGCGGCGTTTCGACCGGTGCCGCCATGTGGTGGAAACCAGCATTGCCGTGGGCCGGATGCAGTTGGCGGGCGAACCGCCCGAAGTCGTCGGCGGCGCGCTGGGCGCGGGGTTGCATCGGCTGGCGGATGCTTATTGA
- a CDS encoding SDR family NAD(P)-dependent oxidoreductase, which translates to MDALPTTPSFRLDGRRALVTGAGRGIGLACAAALGQAGAHVTLAARSDPEIEAGAVAIRAAGGQADTLRMDVNDVAATATALDGVAPFDILLNNAGTNRPKPFTDVSEEDYDAVLGLNLRAAFFVGQSVARRMIDAGVRGSIIHMGSQMGHVGGPRRTLYCASKWGLEGLSKAMALDLAAHGIRSNTIAPTFIETPLTRPFFEDKAFLASVLDKIKLGRLGTVEDLMGVVVFLASDASALMTGTSLIVDGGWTAE; encoded by the coding sequence ATGGACGCGCTGCCGACAACGCCCAGCTTCCGGCTGGATGGCAGGCGCGCGCTGGTGACGGGGGCGGGGCGGGGCATCGGCCTCGCCTGCGCCGCCGCGCTGGGTCAGGCGGGCGCGCATGTCACGCTGGCTGCGCGCAGCGACCCGGAAATCGAGGCGGGCGCGGTGGCGATCCGCGCGGCAGGGGGGCAGGCGGATACGCTGCGCATGGACGTCAATGATGTGGCGGCCACCGCCACCGCGCTGGATGGCGTCGCCCCGTTCGACATCCTGCTCAACAATGCCGGGACCAATCGGCCCAAACCCTTTACCGATGTGTCGGAGGAGGATTATGACGCGGTGCTGGGCCTCAACCTGCGCGCTGCCTTCTTCGTGGGCCAATCGGTCGCGCGGCGTATGATCGACGCGGGCGTGCGCGGTTCGATCATCCATATGGGGTCGCAGATGGGCCATGTCGGCGGTCCGCGCCGCACGCTCTATTGCGCGTCAAAATGGGGGCTGGAGGGGCTGAGCAAAGCGATGGCGCTGGATCTGGCCGCCCACGGCATCCGATCCAACACCATCGCGCCGACCTTCATCGAAACGCCCCTGACCCGCCCCTTTTTCGAGGATAAGGCGTTCCTCGCCAGCGTGCTGGACAAGATCAAGCTGGGGCGGCTTGGCACGGTCGAGGATCTGATGGGGGTGGTCGTGTTCCTGGCGTCGGACGCCAGCGCGCTGATGACCGGCACCAGCCTGATCGTCGATGGCGGCTGGACGGCGGAATAA
- the hisD gene encoding histidinol dehydrogenase, producing MAHYLKRGATAQAKADADRKVRDIVEATLADIDARGDAAVRDLSIKFDGWDRDDYRLSQSEIDACVDSLSPQERKDIEFAQTQVRNFAQIQRASMTDVEVETMPGVILGHKNLPMNAAGCYVPGGKYPLLASAHMSVITAKVAGVPRVITCAPPFQGQPARAIVAAQAMAGADAIYALGGIQAVGAMALGTQSIDPVDMLVGPGNAFVAEAKRQLYGRVGIDLFAGPTETLVIADEIGCDAELAATDLLGQAEHGPDSPAVLLTTSEKLARETMREIERLLLILPTADYARQAWETFGEVIVAEDEAEMVRIADDLASEHVQVMTANPDYFLQNMTNYGALFLGARTNVSFGDKVIGTNHTLPTKKSARYTGGLWVGKFIKTCTYQKVMTDEASALVGEYCSRLCALEGFAGHGEQANIRVRRYGGRDVPYAGMAQPTPATAA from the coding sequence ATGGCCCATTATCTCAAGCGCGGCGCGACCGCGCAGGCAAAGGCGGATGCCGATCGCAAGGTGCGCGATATCGTCGAAGCGACGCTGGCCGATATCGACGCGCGGGGCGACGCCGCCGTACGCGACCTGTCGATCAAGTTCGATGGCTGGGACCGTGACGATTATCGCCTGAGCCAGAGCGAAATCGACGCCTGCGTCGACAGCCTGTCGCCGCAGGAGCGCAAGGACATTGAATTTGCGCAGACACAGGTGCGCAACTTCGCGCAGATCCAGCGGGCCAGCATGACCGATGTCGAGGTCGAAACCATGCCCGGCGTGATTTTGGGACACAAAAACCTGCCGATGAATGCGGCGGGTTGCTACGTGCCGGGCGGCAAATATCCGCTGCTCGCCTCCGCCCATATGTCGGTCATCACCGCCAAGGTTGCGGGCGTGCCGCGCGTCATCACCTGCGCGCCGCCGTTTCAGGGTCAGCCCGCCCGCGCGATCGTCGCGGCGCAGGCGATGGCGGGGGCGGATGCCATCTATGCGCTGGGCGGTATTCAGGCGGTCGGCGCGATGGCGCTCGGCACCCAGAGCATCGATCCGGTCGACATGCTGGTCGGCCCCGGCAACGCCTTCGTTGCGGAAGCCAAGCGGCAGCTTTATGGCCGGGTCGGCATCGACCTGTTCGCCGGGCCGACCGAAACGCTGGTCATCGCCGACGAAATTGGCTGCGACGCGGAACTGGCGGCAACCGATCTGTTGGGGCAGGCCGAACATGGGCCGGACAGCCCCGCGGTGCTGCTCACCACGTCGGAAAAGCTCGCGCGCGAAACGATGCGCGAAATCGAGCGGTTGCTGTTGATCCTGCCCACCGCCGATTATGCGCGGCAGGCGTGGGAGACGTTCGGCGAAGTGATCGTGGCGGAAGATGAGGCCGAAATGGTGCGGATCGCCGATGATCTGGCGTCCGAACATGTTCAGGTAATGACCGCCAACCCCGATTATTTCCTGCAAAACATGACCAATTATGGCGCACTGTTCCTGGGCGCGCGCACCAACGTGTCGTTCGGTGACAAGGTGATCGGCACCAATCACACCCTGCCGACCAAAAAGTCGGCGCGCTATACCGGCGGGCTTTGGGTCGGTAAATTCATCAAGACCTGCACCTATCAGAAGGTGATGACCGACGAAGCGTCGGCGCTGGTCGGCGAATATTGCAGCCGACTATGTGCGCTGGAAGGCTTTGCAGGTCATGGCGAGCAGGCCAATATCCGCGTGCGTCGCTATGGCGGGCGCGACGTCCCTTATGCGGGCATGGCGCAGCCGACGCCTGCGACGGCCGCCTGA